Genomic segment of Citrus sinensis cultivar Valencia sweet orange chromosome 7, DVS_A1.0, whole genome shotgun sequence:
attatctttaaaattatatctataatataattaactttGGTTAAGTGGGTTGCCGTCTCctccctttaattttaaagtagTAAAACTCCCCAATATTTATAGAGAGTTTATTTTCCTTACTTTTTAGTTTATATTGCgtatttcaatatatttatgttaaacTTTAATTATGTACTTCAACGCCAACTCAACATCTAGCACCAGTAGATCTCTATGTCGACTCTATCATTCAAAATTTCGAAAATTTTGAACCgaaaattttgagaacttGGGGTAGGAGCGAGGACCAATATCAATATCTGACTGACTGGGATTCGCAGAAGCACTATTTTAGGCGACAATAATGACGTGTAAATTGAGCGTAGAAGAAAGCTTCTTGGGTCGGGCAAATCACATGTCCCCAAAAAAAGGGGATGGGAAAGGAGAAACGCTTGCATGCAAATTGCAAAAGATAATATTGCATGATCATTTTGTTTCCTTGGATCCCCACCCAGTTTTTGAGAAGCGCTTCTTTGTTGATGACTTTTCCTTAGCTATCTATCTGCCCAgtgatttatcatttattcattACACAAAGCTATGCTCCTTTTCTTGCATGTGCTTTACCTACAATTGAATTGATACAATCTCATGCTAAGACTTGATAAAGGAGAGAAGTCTAGAAGACAAAAATAGCCgctttcctttctttctttttgactaAACAAACAACCCTTTGGACAATACATTGCCCCTAGCTTCTTCATTACTTGAGTCAGTAGGTCAGGTGCCAGCCATAATTTGTTATAGGGGTAAAACATTTTGTACCAATCAGGTCAGTGATTCAGCTTCCTGCCAAAAAAATTACTCCAGGCTTGCTATTTATGTCAAGGCAATAAATTCTTACCGCTGGCTTTTCTCTGCCTCAGATTTATCAGCTTCTCATATCATTTTTCTAGGTTTAGTCTGAATCAACAGATTGATCAAGCACTAGCCAGAGCTCAAACAcatagaaaaatggtcttgtataaatttaaaaagtagagttaatttttatggatttGATAGAGCAGTAATAGGATTAGTCGATTAGacccatcatttttttttcctgaaaatGGATTAGACCCATCATATGATAGGTAAGAATTtctgttttcctttttcttatggcaaatgctatgttacaattaatgtaacatacacactcaacaacaaccacataaATTATGTGTACTTATTATTTGTGTGGTtattgttgagtgtgtatgttacattaattataacataGGGGCTCccttttcttatatatttttcttatattgttCATTCTTCCTCCCAAAATAGTATTAAGAttctctctttatttatttattttttatcatttcttaTGCAGCACGTAAATGATACTAGATTTCGTTCCAATATACAttcttaaaaactcaattagaAAAATGGctctcacaaaaaaaaatatatatatatctcagTTGAGAAACACTAATGTTATTAATGAGAAGTTTGTATGTGTTAccataaaatatgaataacaTGCCTATACATATACTAGTAGCCAACTTAATCATAATCTTtctcaaataaaagaaataatctcAAATCGTAATTAGATTAGAATTACAAATATGACTCAAATaatctttaataaaacaagataaattctaataaaatactaaattttaaattgacccaaatattataattcttaataaattctaatttattttatctaatatgCTTCCTACATCAATTTCATCTATAATATAGTGAAAAAATTGGCTTAATTGTaaataagatgaaaaaaaatataaaattcaaatatcttaaccACTCATTAAACAAAGAGATAATTATTGTCACTCTATATCTCTTGAAAAGCAGGCAACAACAATTTAGCATGGTCTGCATGGCATTTTTGCATGCAAAATTTATCACGACCCCGAGACATCGTGTTCGTTATATGTTCAAGCAAAATATATAGACCAGCTAATGTGAAAACACAGTACTGCAATTAGATTTCCAATTTGTAATCTAATGATTAtactcttaaaatttttaattcttgaaaagtctgttgtttctttttacttGGGGGACACGCACCGTCTGATCAAAATTGTTCAGATACGAACTTTGTCGGGACTTGTTTAACTGGGACTCCAAAAGAATGTACTTTTAGTATTACataagttaaatttttatttttattttttttaaaaaaatgtttataaaataGTTGATATACACATAATTTATaggtataattattaaaaaaagtagaaaattaaaaatgtatcaAAAGACAAAGAGCACCACGTGTAGTTTCTTCAGCTGCACAGAGTTGGCAATATCTGTAATGAAGAATCGGTCAGTGCACGGTTGGATTCGCACTGGATCATCAGTCACAAAAGATTTCGAAACTCTCTTGCAGTTGCAGGCCTCCGTGTATTTAGCTTTCCCCTCAAGAAAGAAATCTGAGTAGGGCACTAGTGAATAAAAAGGATATGTGGATCCCGACATATGTTTCAATACAAGGATTTGGGTGCTTTCTGTACGCATTCCAATACTATTATTTACTTGATGGCAAAGGGATAAATTATTATCTGATAATTACCATGTACTTAAATTTTGaacaaattgttttttaaactaaaaaacaaaaattctttgttttctgtttgtgtCTTGATACTATATATGTTGAAGTATAAATAActtgaatgattttcttgtgtagaaaattctttaaaacatacacaaactagttttttttacaatgtgttcattttattcaattcaCCTTTTATTGTAAGGCTTGAGAATAATCTAATTTGTTATTAGCTGTCCGCTGTGATCTACTACTCTAAAATAAAGATACTAATGATTAGCAGACGCGATGGGAGGATGATTgtcaatttaaaactaaacatttttgtttgacttagTCAATGCAGCTACGCTCACTAATTATTGCTCTTTATTCTCATATAAAATATGCTCAACATACTAGGACATAAATgatggattttgttttattttcttgtatcCCATAATTGAAGCATTGAAAatgaaggagaaaaaaaaaaaatgaaagcagCACTAGACCAGTAGACCCCAACAACATCAtgaatacatatataatattttaaaatgaaagtattCGTTAAAGTGAGGATATtcttattagaaaaataattatatttgttggATACATATGTCTTGTAGAAAACTATTATTAATGAATTGCATGATCCGTTGTTTGGCCAGTGGCAAGCCTCCAATGTGCTCATTTCTCTTCAAAAAGtttgggtataaaattaaaaaaaaaaattctaatatctGTGGAAATAGATCTGGCTGACAGTAAGTGGATATTTCAGATTATTGATGTAAATCTACTGATCCTCGTCAAATTAAGTACAAATGCGaagtatttattcatttacttattttataaagcaAACAAGGATTTTACTGTAAATTTCACCATTATCCATATGACATAATAAATACGGAAGCAAtgtgaaaatgaagaaaaggcCGATAAAGTTGAAAATAGAAAGGGCAGAACGAATCATatgtgaaaatattttcactgTAAAGAGATTCATTATTGAAAACACAGACACTTTTTCAAacgacttaaaaaaaaaaaaaaaaaagactttcAATCCAGAAACTGTGGCGAACAATAAAGGATGTTGTGACTTCATTTAATTGCTTTCGCTTGGTGTTTGGtggtgtaaaaaaaaaaaaaaaaaacatccaTTTATTTCCTCGCACAGTCACCCTCGATGGCTACATATATAAAcgctaccttttttttttttaagccaCAGTTCATTACTTGACGCTGCATTTTTAGTTTCCCTTGAAGACAAAAGTCACGAAACAAAAGCAATGGGAAAACGCTTCAAGTTCCAAATAACTCGGGTAATCCCATCCTTCAACATTTGCCGTTCAAAAGTGCCTTCAGCTCTCCCGTCAAATCCGGTTCCTTTATTCCTCCGATTCTCTCCGGTCAAACCTCATCCGATCACCCTCCGTTACCCACTACAACGCCCTGTTCCTAGTCCTAAACCTAAACCACCTCGTCCACACTCCTCCATCAAAGGCCACGTGTCCTCCGCGATCACGTCCTTCGCATGCGGCTGCAGATCAAGATCCAGCACCGAATGCCTCTCACTCTCAGAAACCGACCACACCGAATCCCCACCCACACCGGAGTTCCACTGGGAGAAGGAAGATAAGTTTCACGTTGTGGCCAAAATCTTTGACGAGTACGAAAGCCCTCGCCTGAAGATCTACAACTCTTCGGCCTCTGGCGGCCACACGTCATGCGACGACGAAGTTTTGCTGCCTTCTCCGCCACCACGGATGACGGAGAAGAAAAAGCGACGAgatagaaagaagaaaaggacaGCACCAGCAAAGACTCGCATGAGCACGTCTTCAGGCGTTGGCAGTGAGTTATCTAGCAGTGAAGGTTACGACGTTGACAATGAAGAAGAAACGGAAACGCTGGTTTCATCTTCTAGAAGTCTATCAGCAGATGATTCTTCATCAGAGTTCAATCCTCAGCTAGAAACCATAAGGGAAGCAACAGTACAAACACCCTTTAGAAGAGCTGTAGATAAGCgtaagaagaaaatgaagaagaggCCAAAACGGAGCGTTTTGAAGACAAGCAGAGAGAATATTAATGCTAACAATGAGCGTGGGACGTCATCGTTAACTTTATCAAATTCTGATCCGGAGATTGACACTCCAGCGAGACTGTCCCTGTTTCTGAAGAGGCTGATGCCGTGTGCTCTTGAAGGGAAAGTGAGAGACAGCTTTGCAGTTGTGAAGAAATCTGAGGATCCATATGAGGATTTTAAAGGATCCATGCTGGAGATGATTCTTGAGAAGGAAATGTTTGAAGATAAAGATTTGGAGCAACTCCTGCAATGTTTCTTGTCCTTGAACTCTAGGCAGCACCATGGAGCTATTGTCAAGGCTTTCTCTGAGATTTGGGATGCTTTGTTTATTCGTAGGTCCACAAGTTTCAGAGTTTCTACTTCTCAGTGATTAGTAATAAGAGAAATATgtaaatctaattaattaatgataatgaaGAAAAACCAATGGGTTTCCGTATGGACAACCTCTCTGGTTGTTAACTTATTATTAATGTAACTTTATCAATTTGTAGGGTTTACGACCACTATGCCTATGTTTCTTTGATTAACTTTGATTAGTCTCATcatgtaatataaatttttcgTTTTTCTTCACCTCTATCCcagtttcttttcttatgATCACTGCCGGTATATTGAGAGTTCTACTGTTCGATCAAACCCTAGTCTTGAATTTGGATCTCACGCCACAGCCTGTCTATGGACACTCTACAAACTCTACTACCATCGGAATTTGGAAAACTATAAACTTTAGCTCAGTCCAGTTCATGTGCATCCCATCCTAGTAAAATTTTAAGCTCTGTTTTTCTTAATAACTAGACccgataaaaaaattaaaatctagcAAAGAACAAGATCGCCGATAAAGACCTTGTTTCTGACGTTGGTTTCCTCATTCTTATGAGCTGATTTGATGAATTCTTTCTTTGTAggttttaatcaaaataaaatttgaagcaTGTATTCCTACctatatatcttaattaatcatttgTCATTGTAATGTTTTTCCAGCATGCAAATTTTCCACGATTGTGCTATGTCCCAATATTGCTATGGCCTTGCGCTGTCATTTCCATCATCCTTTGTATACTTCCATTCCATCGttatcatttgtaaatttcagaTTTGCAGGCTTCAAAGtgcataataattattttattatcatgaAACAATATGAAATTAACATATACAATTAATGCTATCATGCTTATTAGGCTGGGTGTGGAACATAATGGACCCATTTAATTTTCCCTTGGGATGACGTTGCATGGGCCAAATTAGCTATAAACGAGCGCTTGACATGTATTATCTATTTTATGAGAAATTATAGGATACATTAGATGCAACATGGGATcagttatataaaaaaattaaataatattataatatgtgcgtatttattttaaaaaattattatataaatgatagttatattaaatttaattacatatattttatatattttaaaatgcgAGATCATTCAAGAAAACATATAAACTGTACGGTTTAAACGATTTaagttttaaacttttaaaatcctataattttaaaattttttcaaacttttttctcACTTCAACATCCCAAACCTAAAAAatactctatatatatatatatataaattggttgtattatttttatattcttaaaaaaaaggaaaaaaaaaaaaacaaatttacacaCGGAGCGTGTCGAATGAGTGCCGGGGACCCAGCAGCATCATTTACCATTACCTTAAGTTGACCAACCAAAGACGTTTCCCAGCTTTATCATTCCTGTGAACGTGGAATTTATCCCATCTTTGGACCACATGCTCGCTAGTTGTTGGCAACATAAAGTCAATTCGCCggagtaattttttaatatggataccttaatttattaaaatgtattaaaaacTACCTATTTGAAtgcattgttttttttaaatcttttagtttattagaatttgtgtatttttatcatttcactTGTCTCCTATCATATTAAAGTAAGAAAACTCTTAATAGATAATTAATACCTCATATATGAATAAGGAGTTTATAACGTTATAAATTGTCTTTTGAACAGTGTTCTAATGTTATAGTCTTGTTCTGAATTTTTAATCTCAGAATTAAAAAcctttcatatatataaattaccaaattttcacacacacacacatatacaaacacacacatacaaaaaaaaaaaaaattcaatccaaGATTAAAATTCAGGATTAAAGTCCAAAACGAGTTTACAATATTGAAAATagacttttataattttgtacaCTCATTTACAATATtgtaaaacaatgaaaaaaataatttacaacgTTGTAAGCTtttcctaaattttaattttgaacctaaagctctctctctctctccctctctacacacacacacacacacacaaacacacacaataTGAGTAGCATGAACTTGACTTTGGGATTATgactgtatttttttattcaaagaCGGTTCATGCTATTTGAAAGTGTTAGACTTTTTTACCTTCACACATATTTGTAGTTTGTGAAGAACTTGTGACGATCATTGGCCTCGAATCCGGAAGGGTGAGTACCTAAAAAAGGTACTCTGACACCCAAATTAGTGTTTGATcaagattaaagaaagaagaaagacaaagaaaatgtgttTCTCTCTCTAAGTATGAACAATACTTTAAGAGGTCGATGACTTATTTTCTCTTAGAGATGAGTTTCTATTTATAGATGATGAGTGATGtggatttagaattttgttttgaaccaTTAATCTAACGACATGTGTCACCCATCATTTCTGTATACATGGATGTGAATTtgatctaaaaaattattttatcccTGTGTGTTTACTTATTCATATGATCTTTGGGCATGATTTCTCTAGACTAATGGATTGCGAAACTAATTCTCccattttgtcatttttataagttttggGAAAATTTTTTCCTTGGGTGCATTCCCCCAAAATAACATAGgtgttattttttcaaaataatttctgTTATATGATAGAATGTACACGTAAGATGATTACGTGACTTTTGAAATACGGCACCTACAATATTAATTCAGCCTTGTAGCTGCAGGGCCCGTTCCTTAAAGCAACCAAAACAGTTTCAAAATTGGAGTTAGAAGACAGCAACAGCgacttctttgccttttcttttgaatcagCCCCTACCTACAGTCGGGTAATTACGTCCGCATGGTTAATTATCACATCATTCATGTATATCTACAAACTATGGCTCTAAGCCTAAGCCCTAAGGCCTGCTCCAATTTTCGCGCTTCTTGTCCATTGTACATATGTTTATCTAGGGACAATAATATCTCTGTCTCTTAGTTAACTCGTCAGCTTATAGCCTTATACAAACAAAAATAGTAAACTCATCATCGATCCACGTGAGTAAAGTTGTCCGTGACCGCGAAGCCCCAATCCATTTTTACtggaatttaatattttaaatgctAATAATACTAAGTAGAAAGATTCAGAGCCAGAAGCTCACACCATACACGGTATCAGAGATTCTTTATCTTCATTATGAAAAGTGACTAAAACGCGCACTTGTTCCCATTAAAAGAGGgggggccaaaaaaaaaaaaaaacgacagCTTTATCTCCGGGGACTTTAAGGGAGTGGTGAGGTTAGATCTTCCGAATCCTACAGAACATATCTGGATCCCTTCGGCATGCTTATTTTGGAATTTGGGTATAGGGCTTAGCTAACAATGTGTAACTCGTCAATCCTCATTGTGATTTTATTTAGATGTAGAAGCTAGCCAGCTCATTGCTGCCTGCAATTGCAACATAtctatttaatggaaaaagatCGTTTCTTGATCTGAGCTTTTAATATCTATGAGAGAATtttacatgtatatatatatatttaaagtaGATCAgatcataaaaaaatcttaatttttatttaatagttataatctattttttattcaaacttTTGCTTCTGCAGGCCTCGGGATTGGGTTGGTCTCTTGGGCTGCGACCCAAAAAACTTAAGAAATTATCTGGTGGGTGGGGTACGTTATACACTTACACTCAGATTGCTTTTTCTGTAGCCATTAAATACTGATCTTTGATTCCCGAGAGAAGAAAACACGCTGGATAAATAGCTACAGTCTCATCTCTAAGAAATTTTTGTTGACTAACTTCGATATTCGCATACGAACAtggaataataatagtcttttCTAGTTTCTTGTTGTTAAGTAAAGTAGTAGTAACAATGGGTATATGAAACTATCGACTAATAGTTAAGagtgttgatgctgaaatctgctcgtCCTTGGACCGATCAGATTCTGTCACCAACGTTTGTGTTATCAACTGTCACTCGAACCACTGGGGTTGGAATCACCCTTCCCTCTCTCACTAGACCTGCGTTCAGCAAAaacggatcagagacgccggtggttttgccggcgtaaaccctccgatgcctaagttagcacaaggtgtttacgggaaaacagtGTAATATGgatttaagaaatttgtaaggaaatggcctggttgcaatttggcagcgtttCCCCTCCCTCAGTTTTTCTGTCCTGTCTTCTTCgatgtctttctcttttatagcCGCCCTTTGTCCCACGTTTTTTGTTTGCCCCTTATCCCTCCTTTTTCGGGTGGTGGTAGCCCCTCATGGGACTCTAACTGTTAGattgtgggcaaacgtggATCTCGCGTGTCCTTCAACCGTTCTGGGAGAAGCGCAACTACCGCGATTTTGTGAGATCGTGTTCCCGCTTTCCTGGGGATGAGTATCGGCTCGGCGTATACTTCTGGTCGGTATGTTTTCCTGGTCGCATTCATCTCGGGTCGGCTCCTGTTTAACCCCGTGTTCTGCTCGTACCATATAGCTGAAACGATCCGTGCCGGGGCGGAACCAGTAGCATGGCCGACCTGGTGCCTTTATGTACTCAACAAAGAGACATGTGATCTTGTttgttacaaaatttataaatcaaatcaaatgtaATTCCTCGCTTTTCCATTGCATTAGTTCTTGGCTTCGGAGTTTgtacaataaaaatagatttagaAGTCCAGTTTGATGTTCGGAGATAACATGTTCGTCGTGTATACTTGtttttattctatattattGACTGTTTATATTCTTGTAAAGTTCTTATATATCCAATCACTTGAATGTAAGCATGTTGATAGCATCATGTAATCAATGCAAAATTGATGACATTCCAGCCACGGTAATTTGCAGAAATCGTGGAACCATTACATGTGAATTATGTGGAGAATTGTGGTGGCTAAGTATGACGCAATTGGTGTACTGAAAATAggttcattaatttcattaagcaaaatcaaattgtGGTAACTTTTCAAAGACAAGGTAAACATGACTTTTCGTAGAGGGGTTGAGTCCAAAATAAACTTCACAacacaaattgaaaataactttcttagataataataataataataataacaactcttttttttttttttttaagagaagtTGAGCCCAAGGTAAACTATACGTGACAGattaaacaaaacaataagATGAAATTTTTGGGTCAACATCACTTATCTAAGTTTGCATTAGACAGAAAACCTTTGCCATCGCTCTTGATTGATAAAGTTATAACATTCTTAACAGACTGCAATTGAGCGAGATAATGGGCAGTGATGGCACAACTGGGCTCAACGCGTTACAAGCGAAAGAGATGAAGGTTGATAGAGAAAATTAGGATGTGAGCTGCTTGCAAGGATGAGTACAGTAAGATGacaatcttctttttcattcatattacaaatattaGTGGCTGGTTCCACATCACGTTATGACATAAAATCTCTGATATAGAACTTCTCCActtttccaaa
This window contains:
- the LOC102622107 gene encoding transcription repressor OFP7, whose translation is MGKRFKFQITRVIPSFNICRSKVPSALPSNPVPLFLRFSPVKPHPITLRYPLQRPVPSPKPKPPRPHSSIKGHVSSAITSFACGCRSRSSTECLSLSETDHTESPPTPEFHWEKEDKFHVVAKIFDEYESPRLKIYNSSASGGHTSCDDEVLLPSPPPRMTEKKKRRDRKKKRTAPAKTRMSTSSGVGSELSSSEGYDVDNEEETETLVSSSRSLSADDSSSEFNPQLETIREATVQTPFRRAVDKRKKKMKKRPKRSVLKTSRENINANNERGTSSLTLSNSDPEIDTPARLSLFLKRLMPCALEGKVRDSFAVVKKSEDPYEDFKGSMLEMILEKEMFEDKDLEQLLQCFLSLNSRQHHGAIVKAFSEIWDALFIRRSTSFRVSTSQ